The Ananas comosus cultivar F153 unplaced genomic scaffold, ASM154086v1, whole genome shotgun sequence genome includes the window GTAGGAGTCTATAGCTGTGAATGTGGCCAAGCAAAATGAGTCGCGCTAACTAATCACACTTTGTAGATCCATTCTTTCTGATTGCTGTGATTACCCTGATGAGTTGTTTCAGAAAACACTATAAATTGTGTAATCCAAAACATGAATGTCAAACTGAAAAATGGCTTCTTTGCGTATAgtgttctctttttctttttaactactTTCAATCACTACATTCAGAAACATCTAAATTTtaccttttccttatgcattTTATAAGAATACATGATTCTGCTCAAATATAAGATGGCTATAAAgcacggatacttcaaatttcatgccgtaTCCGTATCGGATACGTGTCGGATACCGATACGCGTCCGATACGGGCCCGATACGTGTCCGATACGGGAATGAAGTATctggcatttttaaaaaataaaaaaatatcggatacggctcggatacgtgagggatacggggggatacgggggggacacggcccggttcttttttggtctaaaatgattgaaacttaaaatttttttaaagctcacgtccaaacctattggaaagaaggaaaagagtgagaaaaacaccaatatctgttcaatttgtcatttcatctatctttttgTTCTTGATTGGTAGAAGGCGCTCCCTCTGGTTCTATCTTCACACAGTATTTACTCTCTTccatctaatttgtcaacctagTATTAAACAACAAAggctatagaaaatatgatttttttttccttctctattaaattgttagcatatttttttattactattttaataatagaactaacaaatcagacatatatattgaatggctaattatctagtttgtgcgactatatatttattgttatcatttgatcaagttgaatgatagttggtttgatactttttaatttatttattttatatgattgattatctttttttatgaacatatgtagaataattatacaagttaatgcatattagaatatattccttaatatagtctagatattctaattgttctcaatatatcattacatataatcaacatacatttaaatatatttaaaatatatatttatttaagtatATCCCCCGTATATATCTAGAAGTTTTAGAAATTGCCGTGATCaccgtatccgtatcgtgtGTATCCGTATCCCCGTATCCGTAACTGTGCAACATAGTAAGATGGAAATGGAATTAAAAAAATGGCTCTCTCTTTATCTTTACAAACAcaacttggaaaaaaaaaaggatggttATTCTCTTTATTTTCAGAGGCTCAAAacctaggagagagagagagagaagagaagatagagagagaggagagaggggggggggggagtgGACGAGGTATTTAAAGCTTCAAGAGTGttccaaagaaagaaaaaaaatcgtgAGGCTGGCTTCATTGAAGGATGAACATAGGGTTATTGGATAAAAAGGCATGGGAAGAAGGAATTTAGAGTTAAACCTTATAGGTTGTTTGCTTAGTTTCATTTATTATGCTTTTTTATTTAGGTTTCTTTCATTTGTTTGTCATGTTAAACCTTACCGTTGACATTTGTTGGTATATTGAACTTTTATAGTTATTAGCAAGTTGGTATCTTTAATGCTAAATAGATTTTCGTTGGTATCTAGATGTTTGTTGGCTTATTTCAATGTATGCTAAACTTCATGGATGATATCTAGATGTTTGTTTGTCATGTTAAAGCTTTCCAACGGCtagtttttcaaatttgaataaatttattagtaGTTTAAtgtcataattttaaaatttgaaataacaaTTATATTTAGGTATCTTTAATAcactaatttgaaatttaaacacagttataattataatttaaatttaaagtcccTAATAGCAAATTTTTTAAGATTGTCAGAAATTCTTGTAGAATTGTATAATGTGCATCCAAACAGCTTCTAAAATATCCGTGGAATTTTTTTGGAGTTACAGGTTTCCCATTTTATTTGGATCAAAATATGGTATTTAAACTCCATGTTAATTTTTTACATGCATCCAAATAGGGCCtaatctactttattttgtagttcttttttttttatatttttaaaatatatatatatatgttctaaAAAGTCTTTACTAGTCGAATTTTCCATCCCGAATTTCTGTCAAATCCGAATAAACTAACTATaagataaatctaaaaaaaaattgtcataaaatattataattttaaaaaatatttatataaaatatcattttttggATAGCTGGCGTCTGCGCCGTGGATTGGTTCACTGGGGTAGCCGTTCGGTCATCATCAAagatccaaacccgacccgacccgacccatTTGCATCGCCGTTCTATCCCCAACGCTCTCTCCAGTTCCTCAATCCCCGCGGTGACTCGTGCGGAGGATATAATATCGAGCCAATATACACAACTCGCCCGTTCTCCAAGGATAATAAATCACTCACTTCCGTGGCCAAATTTCGCCTTCTTCGGTGTTCTTTATTTCtagggataacttcaaaaaccccccctgtggtttccaactttctcactttagtatcctgtggtttaaagtgtatcaatttgcccccctgtggttttgtttttatcttttctatagctttttacttaatatttcgttaaattatatgcaaagaaatatcaaatatccatctagatttaccgaatatttacttaagtaccctttaattttaattttgtcactgatttgaggaaaaaaaataataaaattgataaaaaaaaagagaaaaacgaaaccacaggggggcaaattgatacattttaaaccacagggtactaaagtgagaaagttggaaaccacagggggggtttttgaagttatccctaGAAATAAAGAACACCGAAGAAGGCGAAATTTGTATCGATTTGGAAAAGGTTCTATTTCTAATTGTTTGCATTCTTTTTTTCCTGAAAAGATGTTCGACTAAGAAACACACAATAATAAGGCATAGTCCTCCTAAGTTGGCCGTTCCCAAATTTGTGAAGCCGCAACAAATTGCGGCGAGTAGAGCTGCGTCTCTGAAGTTAGCAGTCAGGCGTGAATCATTCAGAAAAGCCGAACACGGCGTCGGCGAGGAAGACGGCGTGATCATTGTCGACCACGGATCTCGCCGGCAGCAATCTAATCTTATGTTGAGTAAGCTCAGCTCACCTTGTTTTTTTGTTCGTTCTTTCGCGATATTGGTAGATAGTTTGGTAGTTGAAATTGGGCGAGAAAGAACACAGAGGCTGATGAATTTCTCTCGCCTTTTGATGTTGCCAGATGAGTTCGTTGCGATGTTTAAAGCCAGAACCGGTTATCGAATAGTCGAGCCTGCTCATATGGTAATCATTTATACAATTTTATCTTTTCCAGTGTGTTTGCGTTATAATTCAATTAGTTGTGGTGAGAATGTGAGCAATATATGCAATGGGCAAATTTGCGCGACAAATGGCGAGGGTTGTATAAATGAAATATTGTCGATTTGCAGGAATTGGCCGAACCATCCATTAGCGACGCGTTCAGGTCGTGCGTGCAACAAGGCGCAAACAGGGTTATCCTTAGTCCCTTTTTTCTCTTACCTGGACGGCATTGGCAACAGGTGATTTCAAAATGAATAATGCTACATATACCCCGGAGTGTTGTTGATGAGTCCTTGAACGCATGGTAATTAGCGAGTGGCTTAGCTTTCCGAATTTCCACATGACAAACAAGTTAAACCTCTCACTAACTACCAAGCTAAACTACTCATTAACTATCATGTGTACGATATTGATTTATGAACAATATTATTTGGTATATTCTGAGGTTCATA containing:
- the LOC109705086 gene encoding sirohydrochlorin ferrochelatase, chloroplastic-like; translation: MAGEAPHAFPPPTGSNICSLYGSEGGFLKLSLEIKNTEEGEICIDLEKVLFLIVCILFFLKRCSTKKHTIIRHSPPKLAVPKFVKPQQIAASRAASLKLAVRRESFRKAEHGVGEEDGVIIVDHGSRRQQSNLMLNEFVAMFKARTGYRIVEPAHMELAEPSISDAFRSCVQQGANRVILSPFFLLPGRHWQQDIPSLAAQASKEHSGISYVVSAPLGLHDLLVDVMNDRIKHCLSHVAGDADECSVCAGTGRCHLY